One Gloeothece verrucosa PCC 7822 DNA window includes the following coding sequences:
- the psaB gene encoding photosystem I core protein PsaB, with protein MATKFPKFSQDLAQDPTTRRLWYGIATAHDFESHDGMTEENLYQKIFASHFGHIAIIFLWTSGTIFHVAWQGNFEQWIKDPVNIRPIAHAIWDPQFGQPAVDAFTQAGASYPVDISYSGVYHWFYTIGMRTNGDLYTGSIFLLILASLFLFAGWLHLQPKFRPSLAWFKNAESRMNHHLAGLFGVSSLAWTGHLVHVAIPESRGQHVGWDNFLSTAPHPEGLLPFFTGNWGVYAQNPDTANHVFGTSTGAGTAILTFLGGFHPQTESLWLTDMAHHHLAIAVIFIIAGHMYRTNWGIGHSMKEILNAHNPPAGTPFGGLLGDGHKGIYDTYNNSLHFQLGIHLAALGVVTSLVAQHMYSMPPYAFLAKDYTTQAALYTHHQYIAGFLMVGAFAHGAIFWVRDYDPEANKNNVLARMLEHKEAIISHLSWVSLFLGFHTLGLYVHNDVVVAFGTPEKQILIEPVFAQWIQAAHGKALYGFDVLLSNPDSVAYTAYPNYGNVWLPGWLEAINNSTNSLFLTIGPGDFLVHHAIALGLHTTTLILVKGALDARGSKLMPDKKDFGYAFPCDGPGRGGTCDISAWDSFYLAMFWMLNTLGWLTFYWHWKHLGIWSGNVAQFNENSTYLMGWFRDYLWANSAQLINGYNPYGVNNLSVWAWMFLFGHLVWATGFMFLISWRGYWQELIETLVWAHERTPLANLVRWKDKPVALSIVQGRLVGLAHFTVGYILTYAAFLIASTASKFS; from the coding sequence ATGGCAACTAAATTTCCCAAATTTAGCCAGGATTTAGCGCAAGACCCGACAACACGTCGGCTCTGGTATGGGATAGCTACAGCCCACGACTTTGAAAGTCATGATGGAATGACAGAAGAAAATCTCTATCAAAAGATTTTCGCCTCCCATTTCGGTCACATCGCCATCATCTTTCTGTGGACATCCGGCACCATATTCCACGTAGCCTGGCAAGGTAACTTCGAGCAGTGGATTAAAGACCCTGTAAACATCCGGCCCATCGCCCACGCAATTTGGGACCCCCAATTCGGACAACCGGCAGTAGATGCCTTTACCCAAGCGGGAGCATCCTATCCAGTAGATATCTCCTACAGTGGGGTGTATCACTGGTTCTACACCATCGGGATGAGAACTAATGGAGACCTTTACACAGGCTCAATATTCTTATTGATTCTGGCCTCTCTGTTCTTATTCGCCGGCTGGCTACACTTACAACCCAAATTCCGCCCCAGTCTAGCTTGGTTCAAAAATGCTGAATCCCGCATGAACCACCACCTAGCCGGGTTATTTGGGGTAAGCTCCTTAGCCTGGACAGGTCACCTAGTACACGTGGCTATTCCTGAATCTCGGGGTCAACACGTCGGTTGGGATAACTTTTTATCCACCGCTCCTCACCCGGAGGGATTGTTGCCCTTCTTCACGGGAAATTGGGGAGTCTATGCCCAAAACCCAGACACAGCAAATCATGTGTTTGGAACCTCAACCGGAGCCGGAACAGCAATCTTAACCTTCTTAGGTGGGTTCCATCCTCAGACAGAATCCCTGTGGTTGACCGATATGGCTCATCACCATTTGGCGATTGCGGTGATCTTCATTATCGCTGGGCATATGTACCGCACCAACTGGGGTATTGGACACAGCATGAAGGAAATCCTCAATGCTCACAATCCTCCAGCCGGAACACCTTTTGGTGGACTGCTCGGTGATGGTCACAAAGGAATCTACGACACCTACAACAACTCGCTGCACTTCCAATTAGGAATACACCTAGCAGCATTAGGCGTTGTGACCTCTCTGGTGGCGCAACATATGTACTCGATGCCGCCTTATGCATTCCTAGCTAAGGATTACACCACTCAAGCCGCCCTGTACACTCACCACCAGTACATCGCCGGATTCTTGATGGTGGGCGCATTTGCTCACGGCGCGATTTTCTGGGTCAGAGATTACGACCCTGAAGCCAACAAAAATAATGTGTTGGCGCGAATGCTAGAGCATAAAGAAGCGATCATCTCTCACTTAAGCTGGGTATCGTTATTCCTCGGTTTCCACACCTTGGGACTCTATGTTCACAATGATGTGGTAGTAGCCTTTGGCACCCCTGAAAAACAAATCCTCATTGAGCCAGTATTTGCTCAGTGGATTCAAGCGGCTCATGGAAAAGCTCTCTATGGCTTTGATGTGTTGCTGTCTAATCCTGATAGTGTTGCCTACACGGCCTATCCTAACTACGGTAACGTTTGGTTACCCGGTTGGTTAGAAGCCATCAACAACAGCACTAACTCCCTGTTTTTAACCATTGGACCGGGTGACTTCCTGGTGCACCATGCGATCGCTCTAGGACTTCACACCACTACCTTAATTCTGGTCAAAGGGGCTTTAGACGCTCGCGGTTCCAAGCTGATGCCCGACAAGAAAGACTTCGGTTATGCCTTCCCTTGTGATGGTCCAGGCCGTGGCGGCACTTGCGACATTTCGGCTTGGGATTCGTTCTACTTAGCTATGTTCTGGATGCTCAATACCCTAGGCTGGTTGACTTTCTACTGGCACTGGAAGCATTTAGGCATCTGGAGTGGTAACGTGGCTCAGTTCAACGAAAACTCCACCTATTTAATGGGTTGGTTCAGAGACTACCTCTGGGCGAACTCGGCTCAATTAATCAACGGTTACAACCCCTACGGCGTGAATAACCTCTCGGTTTGGGCTTGGATGTTCCTGTTTGGACACCTCGTCTGGGCAACCGGTTTCATGTTCCTGATTTCTTGGCGGGGATACTGGCAAGAATTAATTGAAACCCTGGTATGGGCGCATGAGCGCACACCGTTAGCTAACTTGGTACGTTGGAAAGACAAGCCAGTAGCGTTATCCATTGTTCAAGGTCGTTTGGTAGGTTTAGCTCACTTCACTGTGGGTTATATCCTCACTTACGCCGCCTTCCTAATTGCTTCTACTGCTAGTAAGTTCAGTTAA
- the psaB gene encoding photosystem I core protein PsaB, whose translation MATKFPKFSQDLAQDPTTRRLWYGIATAHDFESHDGMTEENLYQKIFASHFGHIAIIFLWTSGTIFHVAWQGNFEQWIKDPVNIRPIAHAIWDPQFGQPAVDAFTQAGASYPVDISYSGVYHWFYTIGMRTNGDLYTGSIFLLILASLFLFAGWLHLQPKFRPSLAWFKNAESRMNHHLAGLFGVSSLAWTGHLVHVAIPESRGQHVGWDNFLSVRPHPEGLLPFFTGNWGVYAQNPDTANHVFGTSTGAGTAILTFLGGFHPQTESLWLTDMAHHHLAIAVIFIIAGHMYRTNWGIGHSMKEILNAHNPPAGTPFGGLLGDGHKGIYDTYNNSLHFQLGWHLACLGVVTSLVAQHMYSMPPYAFLAKDYTTQAALYTHHQYIAGFLMVGAFAHGAIFWVRDYDPEANKNNVLARVLDHKEAIISHLSWVSLFLGFHTLGLYVHNDVVVAFGTPEKQILIEPVFAQWIQAAHGKALYGFDVLLSNPDSVAYTAYPNYGNVWLPGWLEAINNSTNSLFLTIGPGDFLVHHAIALGLHTTTLILVKGALDARGSKLMPDKKDFGYAFPCDGPGRGGTCDISAWDSFYLAMFWMLNTLGWLTFYWHWKHLGIWSGNVAQFNENSTYLMGWFRDYLWANSAQLINGYNPYGVNNLSVWAWMFLFGHLVWATGFMFLISWRGYWQELIETLVWAHERTPLANLVRWKDKPVALSIVQGRLVGLAHFTVGYILTYAAFLIASTASKFS comes from the coding sequence ATGGCAACTAAATTTCCCAAATTTAGCCAGGATTTAGCGCAAGACCCGACAACACGTCGGCTCTGGTATGGGATAGCTACAGCCCACGACTTTGAAAGTCATGATGGAATGACAGAAGAAAATCTCTATCAAAAGATTTTCGCCTCCCATTTCGGTCACATCGCCATCATCTTTCTGTGGACATCCGGCACCATATTCCACGTAGCCTGGCAAGGTAACTTCGAGCAGTGGATTAAAGACCCCGTAAATATCCGTCCCATCGCCCACGCAATTTGGGACCCCCAATTCGGACAACCGGCAGTAGATGCCTTTACCCAAGCGGGAGCATCCTATCCAGTAGATATCTCCTACAGTGGGGTGTATCACTGGTTCTACACCATCGGGATGAGAACTAATGGAGACCTCTACACAGGCTCAATATTCTTATTGATTCTGGCCTCTCTGTTCTTATTCGCCGGCTGGCTACACTTACAACCCAAATTCCGCCCCAGTCTAGCTTGGTTCAAAAATGCTGAATCCCGCATGAACCACCACCTAGCCGGGTTATTTGGGGTAAGCTCCTTAGCCTGGACAGGTCACCTAGTACACGTGGCTATTCCTGAATCTCGGGGTCAGCACGTCGGTTGGGATAACTTCTTGTCTGTACGGCCTCATCCAGAAGGTTTGTTGCCCTTCTTCACGGGAAATTGGGGAGTATATGCCCAAAACCCAGACACAGCAAATCATGTGTTTGGAACCTCAACCGGAGCCGGAACAGCAATCTTAACCTTCTTAGGTGGGTTCCATCCTCAGACAGAATCCCTGTGGTTGACCGATATGGCTCATCACCATTTGGCGATTGCGGTGATCTTCATTATCGCTGGGCATATGTACCGCACCAACTGGGGTATTGGACACAGCATGAAGGAAATCCTCAATGCTCACAATCCTCCAGCCGGAACACCTTTTGGTGGACTGCTCGGTGATGGTCACAAAGGAATCTACGACACCTACAACAACTCGCTGCACTTCCAACTCGGATGGCACCTAGCTTGTTTAGGCGTTGTGACCTCTCTGGTGGCGCAACATATGTACTCGATGCCGCCTTATGCATTCCTAGCTAAGGATTACACCACTCAAGCCGCCCTGTACACTCACCACCAGTACATCGCCGGATTCTTGATGGTGGGCGCATTTGCTCACGGCGCGATTTTCTGGGTCAGAGATTACGACCCTGAAGCTAACAAGAATAATGTGTTAGCCCGGGTACTTGATCACAAAGAAGCGATCATCTCTCACTTAAGCTGGGTATCGTTATTCCTCGGTTTCCACACCTTGGGACTCTATGTTCACAATGATGTGGTAGTAGCCTTTGGAACTCCAGAAAAACAAATCCTCATTGAGCCAGTATTTGCTCAGTGGATTCAAGCGGCTCATGGAAAAGCTCTCTATGGCTTTGATGTGTTGCTGTCTAATCCTGATAGTGTTGCCTACACGGCCTATCCTAACTACGGTAACGTTTGGTTACCCGGTTGGTTAGAAGCCATCAACAACAGCACTAACTCTCTGTTTTTAACCATTGGACCGGGTGACTTCCTGGTGCACCATGCGATCGCTCTAGGACTTCACACCACTACCTTAATTCTGGTCAAAGGGGCTTTAGACGCTCGCGGTTCCAAGCTGATGCCCGACAAGAAAGACTTCGGTTATGCCTTCCCTTGTGATGGTCCAGGCCGTGGCGGCACTTGCGACATTTCGGCTTGGGATTCGTTCTACTTAGCTATGTTCTGGATGCTCAATACCCTAGGCTGGTTGACTTTCTACTGGCACTGGAAGCATTTAGGCATCTGGAGTGGTAACGTGGCTCAGTTCAACGAAAACTCCACCTATTTAATGGGTTGGTTCAGAGACTACCTCTGGGCGAACTCGGCTCAATTAATCAACGGTTACAACCCCTACGGCGTGAATAACCTCTCGGTTTGGGCTTGGATGTTCCTGTTTGGACACCTCGTCTGGGCAACCGGTTTCATGTTCCTGATTTCTTGGCGGGGATACTGGCAAGAATTAATTGAAACTCTGGTGTGGGCGCACGAACGCACACCGTTAGCTAACTTGGTACGTTGGAAAGACAAGCCAGTAGCCTTATCCATTGTTCAAGGTCGTTTGGTAGGTTTAGCTCACTTCACTGTGGGTTATATCCTCACTTACGCCGCCTTCCTAATTGCTTCTACTGCTAGTAAGTTCAGTTAA
- the psaA gene encoding photosystem I core protein PsaA: protein MTISPPEREGKVKVTVDNDPVPTSFEKWGQPGHFDRTLARGPKTTTWIWNLHANAHDFDTQTSDLEDISRKIFSAHFGHLAVVFVWLSGMYFHGARFSNYEAWLTDPTHIKPSAQVVWPIVGQGILNADVGGGFHGIQITSGFFYLWRASGFTNSYQLYCTAIGGLVMAALMLFAGWFHYHKRAPKLEWFQNVESMMNHHLAGLLGLGSLSWAGHQIHVSLPINKLLDAGVAPADIPLPHEFILDPSKMAELYPSFAQGILPFFTLNWGVYSDFLTFKGGLNPVTGGLWLSDSAHHHVAIAVLFIIAGHMYRTNWGIGHSMKEILEAHKGPFTGEGHKGLYEILTTSWHAQLAINLALLGSLTIIVAHHMYAMPPYPYQAIDYATQLSLFTHHTWIGGFLIVGAGAHGAIFMVRDYKPSQNVDNLLDRVIRHRDAIISHLNWVCIFLGFHSFGLYVHNDTMRALGRPQDMFSDTAIQLQPVFAQWVQHIHSVAPGATAPHALAPASYAFGGSTVAVAGKVAMMPIALGTADFLVHHIHAFTIHVTVLILLKGVLYARSSRLIPDKGELGFRFPCDGPGRGGTCQVSGWDHVFLGLFWMYNSISVVIFHFSWKMQSDVWGSVLPDGTVSHITGGNFAQSSITINGWLRDFLWAQAANVINSYGSALSAYGIMFLAGHFVFAFSLMFLFSGRGYWQELIESIVWAHNKLRVAPSIQPRALSIIQGRAVGVTHYLLGGIVTTWAFFLARTLSIQ, encoded by the coding sequence ATGACAATCAGTCCTCCAGAGAGAGAGGGGAAAGTCAAGGTAACGGTGGATAACGATCCCGTACCTACCTCATTTGAGAAGTGGGGACAACCCGGACACTTTGACCGTACCCTGGCTCGTGGGCCCAAAACCACCACTTGGATTTGGAACCTACACGCCAATGCACACGATTTCGATACCCAAACCAGCGATCTAGAAGATATTTCTCGTAAAATCTTCAGCGCTCATTTTGGTCACTTAGCAGTGGTATTCGTTTGGCTCAGTGGAATGTACTTCCATGGGGCACGTTTTTCTAACTATGAAGCCTGGTTGACCGATCCAACCCACATTAAGCCCAGCGCTCAAGTGGTATGGCCAATCGTCGGTCAAGGAATTTTAAATGCTGATGTCGGTGGAGGTTTCCACGGAATTCAGATTACTTCTGGATTCTTCTATCTCTGGCGAGCTTCTGGGTTCACCAATAGCTATCAGCTATACTGTACCGCCATCGGCGGATTAGTTATGGCTGCCCTGATGCTATTTGCTGGCTGGTTCCACTACCACAAGAGAGCGCCTAAACTGGAGTGGTTCCAAAATGTGGAATCCATGATGAACCATCACCTGGCTGGCTTGTTAGGTTTGGGTTCCCTGTCTTGGGCGGGTCATCAGATCCACGTTTCTCTGCCCATTAACAAGCTTTTGGATGCCGGAGTCGCCCCAGCAGATATTCCTTTACCGCATGAGTTCATCCTCGACCCAAGCAAAATGGCGGAATTATATCCGAGTTTTGCTCAAGGGATTCTGCCCTTCTTTACCTTGAACTGGGGAGTCTATTCTGACTTCTTGACCTTTAAGGGAGGATTGAACCCCGTCACAGGTGGATTGTGGTTGTCGGATTCGGCTCACCACCACGTAGCGATTGCCGTCCTGTTCATTATTGCTGGTCATATGTACCGCACGAACTGGGGCATCGGGCACAGCATGAAGGAAATCCTAGAGGCACACAAAGGCCCCTTTACTGGGGAAGGCCACAAGGGTCTTTATGAAATCCTGACCACCTCTTGGCACGCTCAATTAGCGATTAACCTAGCTCTACTAGGCTCGCTGACAATCATCGTGGCGCATCATATGTACGCCATGCCCCCCTATCCTTACCAAGCCATCGACTACGCGACCCAGTTATCCCTATTCACTCACCATACATGGATAGGCGGGTTCCTAATCGTCGGGGCCGGGGCACACGGCGCGATCTTTATGGTGCGGGATTACAAACCTTCCCAAAATGTTGACAACTTACTCGACCGAGTAATTCGTCACCGGGATGCAATTATTTCCCACCTAAACTGGGTCTGTATTTTCCTAGGCTTCCACAGCTTCGGTCTATACGTCCACAATGACACCATGCGGGCTTTAGGTCGTCCTCAGGATATGTTCTCTGATACGGCGATCCAATTACAGCCAGTTTTTGCTCAATGGGTACAACATATCCATAGCGTCGCTCCAGGAGCAACAGCACCTCATGCTCTGGCACCCGCAAGTTATGCTTTTGGCGGTAGCACAGTAGCCGTAGCCGGAAAAGTAGCGATGATGCCCATTGCCCTAGGAACAGCAGATTTCTTAGTGCATCACATCCACGCCTTCACGATTCACGTAACTGTGTTGATTCTGCTTAAAGGCGTACTCTATGCTCGTAGCTCTCGCCTCATTCCCGATAAAGGCGAACTCGGCTTCCGCTTCCCTTGCGACGGTCCAGGTCGCGGCGGCACTTGCCAAGTATCAGGCTGGGATCATGTGTTCCTCGGTCTGTTCTGGATGTACAACTCCATTTCAGTCGTAATTTTCCACTTCAGTTGGAAGATGCAATCTGATGTTTGGGGATCAGTCCTGCCAGATGGCACAGTCTCTCATATTACCGGTGGAAACTTTGCCCAAAGCTCTATTACGATTAATGGATGGCTTCGGGACTTCCTCTGGGCCCAAGCAGCGAACGTAATCAACTCCTATGGTTCGGCTCTGTCAGCCTATGGGATTATGTTCTTAGCTGGTCACTTTGTCTTTGCTTTTAGCTTGATGTTCCTCTTCAGTGGTCGCGGCTACTGGCAAGAACTCATTGAGTCCATCGTTTGGGCACACAATAAACTGAGAGTAGCTCCCTCGATTCAGCCTCGCGCTCTGAGTATCATTCAGGGTCGTGCTGTTGGGGTAACTCACTATCTGTTAGGAGGAATTGTTACTACTTGGGCATTCTTCCTAGCCAGAACCCTATCAATTCAATAA
- a CDS encoding helix-turn-helix domain-containing protein, which yields MNTVTLTSIEEIKDNESSHSGRYLTAFQKKLLLKSLQNPNLAERYRQRLQIMLLADEGKSQTEICQMLGCCHGTARHWMLMARTGQAQHWQEQPIGRPKAINDQYLERLKELVTQSPKACGYAFSRWTAKWLSHHLAKELGIEISDRHINRLLKQIGVRKW from the coding sequence ATGAATACAGTAACGCTAACATCTATAGAAGAAATTAAGGACAATGAGTCTTCCCATAGCGGCAGATATCTCACAGCCTTTCAGAAGAAATTGCTCCTCAAAAGTCTGCAAAATCCCAATTTAGCCGAACGATACCGCCAGCGCCTACAAATCATGCTGTTAGCCGATGAAGGAAAAAGCCAAACCGAAATTTGTCAAATGCTGGGCTGTTGTCATGGCACCGCAAGACACTGGATGTTAATGGCTCGCACAGGCCAAGCACAGCACTGGCAAGAGCAACCCATCGGTCGTCCTAAAGCCATCAATGACCAATATCTAGAGCGGTTAAAAGAATTAGTGACCCAAAGTCCTAAAGCCTGTGGATATGCCTTTAGCCGTTGGACAGCTAAATGGTTAAGTCATCATTTAGCCAAAGAATTAGGCATTGAAATTAGTGATCGTCATATTAACAGACTCCTTAAACAGATTGGAGTGCGAAAGTGGTAA
- the murD gene encoding UDP-N-acetylmuramoyl-L-alanine--D-glutamate ligase, translated as MPKANIIGLGRSGIAAARVLKQKNWEVILSDRSCSLSLQQIQQQLQQEGITVKLGDSLTLDPNELPNLIVVSPGVPWDLPVLVEAREKGIDTIGELELAWRSLKPSQWVGVTGTNGKTTTTALVTAIFQAAGFHAPACGNIGYAACELVLKQDQKPYDWIIAEISSYQIESSLDLSPKIGIWTTFTPDHLERHKTLSNYYNIKAALLHRCRRQIFNGDDPYLHNMGLTQWQDAYWTTVKGKEALLCDPSKGVYLQDNWVVAFGELIAPINLFKMVGEHNQQNLLMAVAAARLAGVDKQAITETMATFSGVPHRLELIRTRAGVAYINDSKATNYDAAVVGLSSVETPAILIAGGQAKKGDDTEWIKLIKAKAAAVLLIGEAASTFAQRLHDSGYDSYEIVETMDKAVQRGADLAADKAARVVLLSPACASFDQYQSFEHRGDHFRELCLQL; from the coding sequence ATGCCCAAAGCCAACATTATTGGACTCGGAAGATCAGGAATTGCGGCTGCAAGAGTATTAAAGCAAAAAAATTGGGAGGTTATCTTAAGTGATCGCTCCTGCTCTCTCAGTTTGCAACAAATTCAACAACAACTACAACAAGAAGGTATTACGGTTAAATTGGGAGACTCGCTAACTCTAGACCCTAATGAGTTACCAAATCTGATCGTAGTGAGTCCAGGAGTGCCTTGGGACCTTCCTGTATTAGTAGAAGCCCGAGAAAAAGGAATTGATACCATTGGAGAACTAGAACTCGCCTGGCGTTCTCTAAAACCTTCTCAGTGGGTAGGAGTCACAGGAACTAATGGGAAAACCACTACAACCGCACTGGTAACGGCTATTTTTCAAGCCGCAGGATTCCACGCCCCCGCTTGTGGCAATATCGGTTATGCCGCCTGTGAGTTAGTCTTAAAACAAGATCAAAAACCCTACGATTGGATTATTGCTGAAATTAGTAGCTATCAAATAGAATCTTCTCTGGACTTATCTCCCAAAATTGGCATTTGGACAACTTTTACCCCCGATCATCTCGAGCGGCACAAAACCCTTTCCAATTATTACAATATCAAAGCGGCTTTACTCCATCGCTGCCGTCGTCAAATCTTCAACGGAGATGATCCCTATTTACATAATATGGGCCTAACTCAGTGGCAAGACGCTTATTGGACAACTGTAAAAGGAAAAGAAGCTTTACTGTGTGATCCGAGCAAAGGCGTTTATCTTCAGGATAATTGGGTGGTGGCTTTTGGAGAATTAATTGCGCCAATTAATCTTTTTAAAATGGTCGGAGAACATAATCAACAAAACTTATTGATGGCGGTAGCGGCGGCTCGGTTAGCTGGAGTGGATAAACAAGCGATCACCGAAACTATGGCCACTTTTTCAGGCGTTCCTCATCGCTTAGAACTGATCCGGACTCGAGCCGGCGTAGCCTATATTAATGATAGTAAAGCCACTAATTATGATGCTGCTGTGGTGGGATTATCTTCTGTGGAAACCCCCGCTATTTTAATCGCTGGTGGACAAGCCAAAAAAGGCGATGATACAGAGTGGATTAAGCTCATTAAAGCTAAAGCCGCAGCCGTCTTATTAATTGGAGAAGCCGCTTCTACTTTTGCTCAACGTTTGCACGATTCTGGCTATGATAGTTATGAAATTGTAGAAACTATGGATAAGGCCGTCCAACGGGGAGCCGATTTAGCAGCAGATAAAGCCGCTCGAGTGGTGTTATTATCTCCCGCTTGTGCTAGTTTCGATCAGTATCAAAGTTTTGAACATCGAGGCGATCATTTTCGGGAGTTATGTTTGCAGCTTTAA
- a CDS encoding SMI1/KNR4 family protein, translated as MTNNFRLDEIKDKLTRLAEFDKSLNIHGSEIHQYQLYPCLSPSSLRNFEQQYQMTFPEDYRHFLLEVGNGGAGPGYGLFQLKTEDLLDEQTLILEKQYESGMLPEKLAEKYNYFSQAFSPQCLPLYQTSQDWESQIKNTGNNQEDWQYLSQKLMAGTLAIADYGCGINAHLVITGDYRGTIWIDDRVNDGGIYPCDLIACGFFHGEDQDIDDQEEQQEIAEPLFFLDWYNHWLDSSLRS; from the coding sequence ATGACTAATAACTTTCGTCTTGATGAAATCAAAGATAAATTAACTCGACTTGCTGAGTTTGACAAAAGTCTAAACATTCATGGCTCAGAGATTCATCAATATCAACTGTATCCCTGTTTATCCCCCTCTAGTCTCCGTAATTTTGAACAGCAATATCAGATGACTTTTCCTGAAGATTATCGTCACTTTTTATTAGAAGTGGGTAATGGGGGGGCTGGTCCGGGTTACGGACTATTTCAGCTAAAAACCGAAGACTTACTTGATGAACAAACATTGATTTTAGAGAAACAATATGAAAGTGGGATGCTTCCTGAAAAGTTAGCTGAGAAATATAATTATTTTAGTCAAGCTTTTTCTCCTCAATGTTTGCCGCTCTATCAAACCTCTCAAGACTGGGAAAGTCAGATAAAAAATACAGGAAATAACCAAGAAGATTGGCAATATTTAAGTCAAAAACTGATGGCGGGAACCCTAGCTATTGCTGACTATGGTTGTGGGATTAATGCCCATTTAGTGATTACAGGAGATTATCGAGGAACTATTTGGATTGATGACCGGGTTAATGATGGGGGTATTTATCCCTGTGATTTAATCGCTTGTGGATTTTTTCATGGTGAGGACCAAGATATTGATGACCAGGAAGAGCAACAAGAAATAGCAGAGCCGCTCTTTTTTCTTGACTGGTATAATCATTGGTTAGATAGCAGTTTGAGAAGTTGA
- a CDS encoding DinB family protein, which produces MLEKNYYQMMAQYNQWMNQRLYELCATIPDEERKKDRGAFFKSIQGTLDHLLYGDRVWISRFLNQSFSGNIKELLYPEFEQLRQEREKTDQQIIEWTKQLSLEWLAAPFEYYSNAYQKSQTLPAWMLVVHLFNHQTHHRGQLTTLLNQLGYDYGVTDLPWMPELDKFSQNHGIIL; this is translated from the coding sequence ATGCTTGAGAAAAATTATTATCAAATGATGGCACAGTATAATCAATGGATGAATCAGAGATTATATGAGCTTTGTGCGACCATTCCCGATGAAGAAAGGAAAAAAGATAGAGGGGCATTTTTTAAATCAATTCAGGGGACTCTCGATCATTTATTGTATGGAGATAGAGTCTGGATCAGTCGTTTTCTAAATCAATCTTTTTCAGGAAATATAAAAGAATTGCTCTATCCTGAGTTTGAACAATTAAGACAAGAAAGAGAGAAAACTGATCAACAGATTATTGAATGGACAAAACAATTATCCCTAGAATGGTTAGCCGCGCCTTTTGAATACTACAGTAACGCCTATCAAAAAAGCCAAACTTTGCCCGCTTGGATGCTAGTAGTACATTTATTTAATCATCAAACCCATCACCGAGGACAACTAACCACGCTTTTAAATCAGTTAGGCTATGATTATGGGGTGACGGACCTCCCTTGGATGCCTGAGTTAGATAAATTTTCCCAAAATCATGGGATAATCCTTTAA
- a CDS encoding cupin domain-containing protein, with protein sequence MSKFSLWIRALILTTVVFFALYLVNPSVKANTIPILNIASDPALNLKSDSTIKKFSDTEGPAVWAMGVLVTLKLQGKDSGGAYSIFEDFIPPGVGTPLHIHTREEEFWYVLEGQLTWNVGDKLFQATQGDFINTPRGVPHRFQNSGNKPARMLLGYSPAGFEQWFLDVGKPVSDRKAQPPKITPQDIEKAVAAAKEYGVNFVKQ encoded by the coding sequence ATGAGCAAATTTTCTCTATGGATCAGGGCACTAATATTGACCACAGTAGTCTTTTTTGCCCTGTATTTGGTTAATCCTTCCGTCAAGGCTAATACTATTCCGATTCTCAATATTGCCTCTGATCCCGCCCTTAACTTGAAAAGTGATTCTACCATTAAAAAATTTTCTGATACTGAAGGGCCCGCAGTTTGGGCCATGGGAGTTTTAGTCACCTTAAAACTACAGGGAAAAGATTCTGGAGGCGCTTATTCTATTTTTGAAGATTTTATCCCTCCCGGAGTTGGCACACCGCTTCATATTCACACCCGTGAAGAAGAGTTTTGGTATGTGCTTGAAGGCCAATTAACTTGGAACGTCGGCGATAAACTTTTTCAAGCGACTCAAGGAGATTTTATCAATACACCTCGGGGTGTTCCCCATCGCTTTCAAAATAGCGGTAATAAACCGGCTCGAATGCTTTTAGGTTATTCCCCTGCTGGTTTTGAACAATGGTTTTTAGATGTGGGTAAACCAGTTAGTGATCGTAAAGCACAACCCCCCAAAATTACTCCTCAAGACATTGAAAAAGCTGTAGCGGCGGCTAAAGAATATGGAGTCAATTTTGTTAAACAATAA
- a CDS encoding DUF4870 domain-containing protein: MISQDPTKRKLLSAVSHGSIFFSATLLAVGIPIAILLVSDDPIVKENAKEALNFHLNIWLYGIIFAILIIVLIGYVLLGILGLVSLIMPIIAILQILGDANKVYRYPFIFRVL, encoded by the coding sequence ATGATCAGTCAAGACCCAACAAAACGAAAACTTTTATCAGCCGTCAGTCACGGTTCTATATTTTTTAGTGCAACTTTATTAGCTGTGGGGATTCCTATTGCTATTTTGTTAGTATCAGATGACCCAATTGTCAAAGAAAATGCTAAGGAAGCTCTGAATTTTCATTTAAATATTTGGCTGTATGGTATTATTTTTGCCATTTTAATTATTGTTTTAATTGGCTATGTACTCTTGGGGATTTTAGGATTAGTGAGTTTAATTATGCCTATTATTGCTATTCTTCAAATTCTTGGAGATGCCAATAAAGTATACCGCTATCCCTTTATTTTCCGAGTATTGTAA